In the Carassius auratus strain Wakin unplaced genomic scaffold, ASM336829v1 scaf_tig00217598, whole genome shotgun sequence genome, one interval contains:
- the LOC113101282 gene encoding antigen peptide transporter 1-like isoform X4, with amino-acid sequence MAIPHYTGKMTDWIMNEDEPEAFNHAITVMTLITVMSAVCEFVCDLMYNSTMSRIHTSIQGLVFQSVLKQEIGFFDKSSTGCIESHITTATNEMSTSLSENLSLLMWYFMRFVFLLGSMVRLSCTLTFFTVLILPIIWIIPEYFGKCNQKLSKQVQDSLAKANDVAKETFSSMKTVRSFANEEGETERYRMCLEETYALNKKEAAAYSASTWTNSMSSLALKVCILYYGGRLVTGSDVSSGDLVSFVLYKLQFSSAMESLMSTWPKLMKAVGASEKNFEYIDRKPDIPPDGSIAPETLKGHVQFKNITFAYPKHLDTEVLKNVSLELKPGQITALVGPSGSGKSTIVSLLERFYQPRSGNIFLDQRRLVDYKDQYLHEKISVVPQEPLLFARSVQENIKYGKEDASDEEMYTAAKLANADDFILNLPRGYDTDAGEKGGQVSGGQKQRIAIARALIRKPQILVLDDATSSLDTESEHRVYSALRKELKNCTVLLITHRLSGVENADHIIFLREGEVAEEGNHEQLLAKHGFYAEFVKQQKTSIHRNTRDVTNSIQ; translated from the exons ATGGCGATTCCTCATTACACTGGTAAAATGACTGACTGGATCATGAATGAAGATGAACCCGAGGCTTTCAACCATGCTATCACTGTCATGACACTGATTACCGTTATGAG cgctgtgtgtgagtttgtgtgtgaccTCATGTACAACAGCACCATGAGCCGAATACACACGTCCATCCAAGGACTCGTCTTCCAGTCTGTGCTGAAGCAGGAGATTGGGTTCTTCGATAAATCTTCCACAG GGTGCATTGAATCTCACATCACCACCGCCACCAACGAGATGAGTACGTCTCTGAGTGAGAACTTGAGTCTGCTCATGTGGTACTTCATGCGTTTCGTCTTCCTGTTGGGCTCCATGGTGCGGCTCTCCTGCACGCTGACCTTCTTCACCGTACTCATCCTCCCCATCATCTGGATCATCCCAGAATATTTTGGCAAGTGTAACCAG AAACTTTCTAAGCAAGTGCAAGATTCTCTTGCCAAGGCCAATGATGTCGCCAAGGAAACCTTCTCTTCCATGAAGACAGTAAGGAGCTTTGCAAATGAGGAAGGAGAGACCGAGAGGTACAGGATGTGCTTAGAGGAAACGTATGCCCTGAACAAAAAGGAAGCCGCTGCTTACTCTGCCTCAACTTGGACCAATAGT ATGTCGAGTCTGGCTTTGAAAGTCTGTATATTGTACTATGGAGGCCGGCTtgtgacaggaagtgatgtcagtaGTGGCGATCTAGTGTCCTTTGTGCTATATAAGCTTCAGTTCTCATCAGCTATGGAG TCACTTATGTCCACATGGCCAAAACTAATGAAGGCAGTCGGTGCTTCAGAGAAAAACTTTGAGTACATTGACCGAAAGCCTGATATTCCTCCGGATGGATCCATCGCTCCTGAAACTCTGAAAGGACACGTGCAGTTCAAAAATATCACCTTTGCTTATCCAAAGCATCTGGACACAGAGGTGCTGAAG AACGTTTCTCTTGAGCTGAAGCCAGGTCAGATCACGGCTCTGGTGGGTCCATCAGGTTCTGGAAAAAGCACTATTGTGAGTTTGCTGGAGAGATTTTACCAGCCTCGAAGTGGGAATATTTTCCTGGACCAGAGGAGACTGGTGGATTACAAGGACCAATATCTACATGAGAAG ATTAGTGTGGTGCCACAGGAGCCACTTCTGTTTGCTCGGTCAGTGCAGGAAAACATCAAATATGGCAAAGAAGATGCCTCGGATGAAGAAATGTACACTGCTGCCAAGCTGGCCAATGCAGATGACTTTATTTTGAATTTGCCTAGAGGATATGACACGG ATGCTGGAGAGAAGGGTGGTCAGGTCTCCGGAGGTCAGAAGCAGCGTATCGCCATCGCCAGAGCTCTGATTCGGAAACCACAGATTTTGGTGCTTGATGATGCTACCAGCTCACTGGACACCGAGAGTGAACACAGG GTGTACAGCGCTCTGCGGAAGGAGCTGAAGAACTGTACGGTGCTGCTCATCACACACAGACTGAGCGGTGTGGAAAACGCAGATCACATCATCTTCCTCCGAGAAGGGGAAGTGGCTGAGGAGGGGAACCATGAACAACTGCTAGCCAAACATGGATTCTATGCGGAGTTTGTGAAACAACAGAAAACTTCAATCCATCGCAACACAAGAGATGTAACAAACTCCATCCAATGA
- the LOC113101282 gene encoding antigen peptide transporter 1-like isoform X3 translates to MSVPLFALLAVCVDVSAVMVIGFIQLSSSFINNTFILLWAGGLLRTCLPVLVSFSCPGSPAWMRGSEGMQTAAVHGLVYPVYISSLWACDRPIVELVWGWHTCQGLLQGYVVLASLLLWKRHASTLLLMVQKEKTERKDLLQRLLGCMKPFSGCFVAVFFFIFISSLGEMAIPHYTGKMTDWIMNEDEPEAFNHAITVMTLITVMSAVCEFVCDLMYNSTMSRIHTSIQGLVFQSVLKQEIGFFDKSSTGCIESHITTATNEMSTSLSENLSLLMWYFMRFVFLLGSMVRLSCTLTFFTVLILPIIWIIPEYFGKCNQKLSKQVQDSLAKANDVAKETFSSMKTVRSFANEEGETERYRMCLEETYALNKKEAAAYSASTWTNSMSSLALKVCILYYGGRLVTGSDVSSGDLVSFVLYKLQFSSAMESLMSTWPKLMKAVGASEKNFEYIDRKPDIPPDGSIAPETLKGHVQFKNITFAYPKHLDTEVLKNVSLELKPGQITALVGPSGSGKSTIVSLLERFYQPRSGNIFLDQRRLVDYKDQYLHEKISVVPQEPLLFARSVQENIKYGKEDASDEEMYTAAKLANADDFILNLPRGYDTDAGEKGGQVSGGQKQRIAIARALIRKPQILVLDDATSSLDTESEHRVYSALRKELKNCTVLLITHRLSGVENADHIIFLREGEVAEEGNHEQLLAKHGFYAEFVKQQKTSIHRNTRDVTNSIQ, encoded by the exons ATGTCCGTTCCTCTGTTCGCtctgttggcagtgtgtgtggaCGTGAGTGCTGTGATGGTCATTGGTTTCATCCAGCTCTCCTCTTCCTTCATCAACAACACCTTCATCCTGCTGTGGGCCGGTGGTCTGCTCCGAACATGTCTCCCCGTCTTGGTCTCCTTCAGCTGTCCTGGCAGCCCAGCGTGGATGAGAGGATCCGAGGGGATGCAGACAGCTGCAGTTCATGGTCTTGTTTATCCAGTGTATATCTCCTCCCTCTGGGCTTGTGACAGGCCTATAGTGGAACTGGTGTGGGGTTGGCACACCTGTCAAGGG CTCCTGCAGGGCTATGTGGTGTTGGCTTCTCTGTTGCTGTGGAAACGGCATGCTTCCACTCTCCTCCTCATGGTCCAAAAGGAGAAAACCGAGCGGAAGGATTTGCTGCAAAGGCTGCTGGGATGCATGAAGCCTTTCAGTGGATGCTTTGTAGCcgtctttttctttatttttatttcttcattag GTGAAATGGCGATTCCTCATTACACTGGTAAAATGACTGACTGGATCATGAATGAAGATGAACCCGAGGCTTTCAACCATGCTATCACTGTCATGACACTGATTACCGTTATGAG cgctgtgtgtgagtttgtgtgtgaccTCATGTACAACAGCACCATGAGCCGAATACACACGTCCATCCAAGGACTCGTCTTCCAGTCTGTGCTGAAGCAGGAGATTGGGTTCTTCGATAAATCTTCCACAG GGTGCATTGAATCTCACATCACCACCGCCACCAACGAGATGAGTACGTCTCTGAGTGAGAACTTGAGTCTGCTCATGTGGTACTTCATGCGTTTCGTCTTCCTGTTGGGCTCCATGGTGCGGCTCTCCTGCACGCTGACCTTCTTCACCGTACTCATCCTCCCCATCATCTGGATCATCCCAGAATATTTTGGCAAGTGTAACCAG AAACTTTCTAAGCAAGTGCAAGATTCTCTTGCCAAGGCCAATGATGTCGCCAAGGAAACCTTCTCTTCCATGAAGACAGTAAGGAGCTTTGCAAATGAGGAAGGAGAGACCGAGAGGTACAGGATGTGCTTAGAGGAAACGTATGCCCTGAACAAAAAGGAAGCCGCTGCTTACTCTGCCTCAACTTGGACCAATAGT ATGTCGAGTCTGGCTTTGAAAGTCTGTATATTGTACTATGGAGGCCGGCTtgtgacaggaagtgatgtcagtaGTGGCGATCTAGTGTCCTTTGTGCTATATAAGCTTCAGTTCTCATCAGCTATGGAG TCACTTATGTCCACATGGCCAAAACTAATGAAGGCAGTCGGTGCTTCAGAGAAAAACTTTGAGTACATTGACCGAAAGCCTGATATTCCTCCGGATGGATCCATCGCTCCTGAAACTCTGAAAGGACACGTGCAGTTCAAAAATATCACCTTTGCTTATCCAAAGCATCTGGACACAGAGGTGCTGAAG AACGTTTCTCTTGAGCTGAAGCCAGGTCAGATCACGGCTCTGGTGGGTCCATCAGGTTCTGGAAAAAGCACTATTGTGAGTTTGCTGGAGAGATTTTACCAGCCTCGAAGTGGGAATATTTTCCTGGACCAGAGGAGACTGGTGGATTACAAGGACCAATATCTACATGAGAAG ATTAGTGTGGTGCCACAGGAGCCACTTCTGTTTGCTCGGTCAGTGCAGGAAAACATCAAATATGGCAAAGAAGATGCCTCGGATGAAGAAATGTACACTGCTGCCAAGCTGGCCAATGCAGATGACTTTATTTTGAATTTGCCTAGAGGATATGACACGG ATGCTGGAGAGAAGGGTGGTCAGGTCTCCGGAGGTCAGAAGCAGCGTATCGCCATCGCCAGAGCTCTGATTCGGAAACCACAGATTTTGGTGCTTGATGATGCTACCAGCTCACTGGACACCGAGAGTGAACACAGG GTGTACAGCGCTCTGCGGAAGGAGCTGAAGAACTGTACGGTGCTGCTCATCACACACAGACTGAGCGGTGTGGAAAACGCAGATCACATCATCTTCCTCCGAGAAGGGGAAGTGGCTGAGGAGGGGAACCATGAACAACTGCTAGCCAAACATGGATTCTATGCGGAGTTTGTGAAACAACAGAAAACTTCAATCCATCGCAACACAAGAGATGTAACAAACTCCATCCAATGA
- the LOC113101282 gene encoding antigen peptide transporter 1-like isoform X2, protein MLEVKDKMSVPLFALLAVCVDVSAVMVIGFIQLSSSFINNTFILLWAGGLLRTCLPVLVSFSCPGSPAWMRGSEGMQTAAVHGLVYPVYISSLWACDRPIVELVWGWHTCQGLLQGYVVLASLLLWKRHASTLLLMVQKEKTERKDLLQRLLGCMKPFSGCFVAVFFFIFISSLGEMAIPHYTGKMTDWIMNEDEPEAFNHAITVMTLITVMSAVCEFVCDLMYNSTMSRIHTSIQGLVFQSVLKQEIGFFDKSSTGCIESHITTATNEMSTSLSENLSLLMWYFMRFVFLLGSMVRLSCTLTFFTVLILPIIWIIPEYFGKCNQKLSKQVQDSLAKANDVAKETFSSMKTVRSFANEEGETERYRMCLEETYALNKKEAAAYSASTWTNSMSSLALKVCILYYGGRLVTGSDVSSGDLVSFVLYKLQFSSAMESLMSTWPKLMKAVGASEKNFEYIDRKPDIPPDGSIAPETLKGHVQFKNITFAYPKHLDTEVLKNVSLELKPGQITALVGPSGSGKSTIVSLLERFYQPRSGNIFLDQRRLVDYKDQYLHEKISVVPQEPLLFARSVQENIKYGKEDASDEEMYTAAKLANADDFILNLPRGYDTDAGEKGGQVSGGQKQRIAIARALIRKPQILVLDDATSSLDTESEHRVYSALRKELKNCTVLLITHRLSGVENADHIIFLREGEVAEEGNHEQLLAKHGFYAEFVKQQKTSIHRNTRDVTNSIQ, encoded by the exons TGCTGGAGGTGAAGGATAAGATGTCCGTTCCTCTGTTCGCtctgttggcagtgtgtgtggaCGTGAGTGCTGTGATGGTCATTGGTTTCATCCAGCTCTCCTCTTCCTTCATCAACAACACCTTCATCCTGCTGTGGGCCGGTGGTCTGCTCCGAACATGTCTCCCCGTCTTGGTCTCCTTCAGCTGTCCTGGCAGCCCAGCGTGGATGAGAGGATCCGAGGGGATGCAGACAGCTGCAGTTCATGGTCTTGTTTATCCAGTGTATATCTCCTCCCTCTGGGCTTGTGACAGGCCTATAGTGGAACTGGTGTGGGGTTGGCACACCTGTCAAGGG CTCCTGCAGGGCTATGTGGTGTTGGCTTCTCTGTTGCTGTGGAAACGGCATGCTTCCACTCTCCTCCTCATGGTCCAAAAGGAGAAAACCGAGCGGAAGGATTTGCTGCAAAGGCTGCTGGGATGCATGAAGCCTTTCAGTGGATGCTTTGTAGCcgtctttttctttatttttatttcttcattag GTGAAATGGCGATTCCTCATTACACTGGTAAAATGACTGACTGGATCATGAATGAAGATGAACCCGAGGCTTTCAACCATGCTATCACTGTCATGACACTGATTACCGTTATGAG cgctgtgtgtgagtttgtgtgtgaccTCATGTACAACAGCACCATGAGCCGAATACACACGTCCATCCAAGGACTCGTCTTCCAGTCTGTGCTGAAGCAGGAGATTGGGTTCTTCGATAAATCTTCCACAG GGTGCATTGAATCTCACATCACCACCGCCACCAACGAGATGAGTACGTCTCTGAGTGAGAACTTGAGTCTGCTCATGTGGTACTTCATGCGTTTCGTCTTCCTGTTGGGCTCCATGGTGCGGCTCTCCTGCACGCTGACCTTCTTCACCGTACTCATCCTCCCCATCATCTGGATCATCCCAGAATATTTTGGCAAGTGTAACCAG AAACTTTCTAAGCAAGTGCAAGATTCTCTTGCCAAGGCCAATGATGTCGCCAAGGAAACCTTCTCTTCCATGAAGACAGTAAGGAGCTTTGCAAATGAGGAAGGAGAGACCGAGAGGTACAGGATGTGCTTAGAGGAAACGTATGCCCTGAACAAAAAGGAAGCCGCTGCTTACTCTGCCTCAACTTGGACCAATAGT ATGTCGAGTCTGGCTTTGAAAGTCTGTATATTGTACTATGGAGGCCGGCTtgtgacaggaagtgatgtcagtaGTGGCGATCTAGTGTCCTTTGTGCTATATAAGCTTCAGTTCTCATCAGCTATGGAG TCACTTATGTCCACATGGCCAAAACTAATGAAGGCAGTCGGTGCTTCAGAGAAAAACTTTGAGTACATTGACCGAAAGCCTGATATTCCTCCGGATGGATCCATCGCTCCTGAAACTCTGAAAGGACACGTGCAGTTCAAAAATATCACCTTTGCTTATCCAAAGCATCTGGACACAGAGGTGCTGAAG AACGTTTCTCTTGAGCTGAAGCCAGGTCAGATCACGGCTCTGGTGGGTCCATCAGGTTCTGGAAAAAGCACTATTGTGAGTTTGCTGGAGAGATTTTACCAGCCTCGAAGTGGGAATATTTTCCTGGACCAGAGGAGACTGGTGGATTACAAGGACCAATATCTACATGAGAAG ATTAGTGTGGTGCCACAGGAGCCACTTCTGTTTGCTCGGTCAGTGCAGGAAAACATCAAATATGGCAAAGAAGATGCCTCGGATGAAGAAATGTACACTGCTGCCAAGCTGGCCAATGCAGATGACTTTATTTTGAATTTGCCTAGAGGATATGACACGG ATGCTGGAGAGAAGGGTGGTCAGGTCTCCGGAGGTCAGAAGCAGCGTATCGCCATCGCCAGAGCTCTGATTCGGAAACCACAGATTTTGGTGCTTGATGATGCTACCAGCTCACTGGACACCGAGAGTGAACACAGG GTGTACAGCGCTCTGCGGAAGGAGCTGAAGAACTGTACGGTGCTGCTCATCACACACAGACTGAGCGGTGTGGAAAACGCAGATCACATCATCTTCCTCCGAGAAGGGGAAGTGGCTGAGGAGGGGAACCATGAACAACTGCTAGCCAAACATGGATTCTATGCGGAGTTTGTGAAACAACAGAAAACTTCAATCCATCGCAACACAAGAGATGTAACAAACTCCATCCAATGA
- the LOC113101282 gene encoding antigen peptide transporter 1-like isoform X1, with translation MTVLEVKDKMSVPLFALLAVCVDVSAVMVIGFIQLSSSFINNTFILLWAGGLLRTCLPVLVSFSCPGSPAWMRGSEGMQTAAVHGLVYPVYISSLWACDRPIVELVWGWHTCQGLLQGYVVLASLLLWKRHASTLLLMVQKEKTERKDLLQRLLGCMKPFSGCFVAVFFFIFISSLGEMAIPHYTGKMTDWIMNEDEPEAFNHAITVMTLITVMSAVCEFVCDLMYNSTMSRIHTSIQGLVFQSVLKQEIGFFDKSSTGCIESHITTATNEMSTSLSENLSLLMWYFMRFVFLLGSMVRLSCTLTFFTVLILPIIWIIPEYFGKCNQKLSKQVQDSLAKANDVAKETFSSMKTVRSFANEEGETERYRMCLEETYALNKKEAAAYSASTWTNSMSSLALKVCILYYGGRLVTGSDVSSGDLVSFVLYKLQFSSAMESLMSTWPKLMKAVGASEKNFEYIDRKPDIPPDGSIAPETLKGHVQFKNITFAYPKHLDTEVLKNVSLELKPGQITALVGPSGSGKSTIVSLLERFYQPRSGNIFLDQRRLVDYKDQYLHEKISVVPQEPLLFARSVQENIKYGKEDASDEEMYTAAKLANADDFILNLPRGYDTDAGEKGGQVSGGQKQRIAIARALIRKPQILVLDDATSSLDTESEHRVYSALRKELKNCTVLLITHRLSGVENADHIIFLREGEVAEEGNHEQLLAKHGFYAEFVKQQKTSIHRNTRDVTNSIQ, from the exons TGCTGGAGGTGAAGGATAAGATGTCCGTTCCTCTGTTCGCtctgttggcagtgtgtgtggaCGTGAGTGCTGTGATGGTCATTGGTTTCATCCAGCTCTCCTCTTCCTTCATCAACAACACCTTCATCCTGCTGTGGGCCGGTGGTCTGCTCCGAACATGTCTCCCCGTCTTGGTCTCCTTCAGCTGTCCTGGCAGCCCAGCGTGGATGAGAGGATCCGAGGGGATGCAGACAGCTGCAGTTCATGGTCTTGTTTATCCAGTGTATATCTCCTCCCTCTGGGCTTGTGACAGGCCTATAGTGGAACTGGTGTGGGGTTGGCACACCTGTCAAGGG CTCCTGCAGGGCTATGTGGTGTTGGCTTCTCTGTTGCTGTGGAAACGGCATGCTTCCACTCTCCTCCTCATGGTCCAAAAGGAGAAAACCGAGCGGAAGGATTTGCTGCAAAGGCTGCTGGGATGCATGAAGCCTTTCAGTGGATGCTTTGTAGCcgtctttttctttatttttatttcttcattag GTGAAATGGCGATTCCTCATTACACTGGTAAAATGACTGACTGGATCATGAATGAAGATGAACCCGAGGCTTTCAACCATGCTATCACTGTCATGACACTGATTACCGTTATGAG cgctgtgtgtgagtttgtgtgtgaccTCATGTACAACAGCACCATGAGCCGAATACACACGTCCATCCAAGGACTCGTCTTCCAGTCTGTGCTGAAGCAGGAGATTGGGTTCTTCGATAAATCTTCCACAG GGTGCATTGAATCTCACATCACCACCGCCACCAACGAGATGAGTACGTCTCTGAGTGAGAACTTGAGTCTGCTCATGTGGTACTTCATGCGTTTCGTCTTCCTGTTGGGCTCCATGGTGCGGCTCTCCTGCACGCTGACCTTCTTCACCGTACTCATCCTCCCCATCATCTGGATCATCCCAGAATATTTTGGCAAGTGTAACCAG AAACTTTCTAAGCAAGTGCAAGATTCTCTTGCCAAGGCCAATGATGTCGCCAAGGAAACCTTCTCTTCCATGAAGACAGTAAGGAGCTTTGCAAATGAGGAAGGAGAGACCGAGAGGTACAGGATGTGCTTAGAGGAAACGTATGCCCTGAACAAAAAGGAAGCCGCTGCTTACTCTGCCTCAACTTGGACCAATAGT ATGTCGAGTCTGGCTTTGAAAGTCTGTATATTGTACTATGGAGGCCGGCTtgtgacaggaagtgatgtcagtaGTGGCGATCTAGTGTCCTTTGTGCTATATAAGCTTCAGTTCTCATCAGCTATGGAG TCACTTATGTCCACATGGCCAAAACTAATGAAGGCAGTCGGTGCTTCAGAGAAAAACTTTGAGTACATTGACCGAAAGCCTGATATTCCTCCGGATGGATCCATCGCTCCTGAAACTCTGAAAGGACACGTGCAGTTCAAAAATATCACCTTTGCTTATCCAAAGCATCTGGACACAGAGGTGCTGAAG AACGTTTCTCTTGAGCTGAAGCCAGGTCAGATCACGGCTCTGGTGGGTCCATCAGGTTCTGGAAAAAGCACTATTGTGAGTTTGCTGGAGAGATTTTACCAGCCTCGAAGTGGGAATATTTTCCTGGACCAGAGGAGACTGGTGGATTACAAGGACCAATATCTACATGAGAAG ATTAGTGTGGTGCCACAGGAGCCACTTCTGTTTGCTCGGTCAGTGCAGGAAAACATCAAATATGGCAAAGAAGATGCCTCGGATGAAGAAATGTACACTGCTGCCAAGCTGGCCAATGCAGATGACTTTATTTTGAATTTGCCTAGAGGATATGACACGG ATGCTGGAGAGAAGGGTGGTCAGGTCTCCGGAGGTCAGAAGCAGCGTATCGCCATCGCCAGAGCTCTGATTCGGAAACCACAGATTTTGGTGCTTGATGATGCTACCAGCTCACTGGACACCGAGAGTGAACACAGG GTGTACAGCGCTCTGCGGAAGGAGCTGAAGAACTGTACGGTGCTGCTCATCACACACAGACTGAGCGGTGTGGAAAACGCAGATCACATCATCTTCCTCCGAGAAGGGGAAGTGGCTGAGGAGGGGAACCATGAACAACTGCTAGCCAAACATGGATTCTATGCGGAGTTTGTGAAACAACAGAAAACTTCAATCCATCGCAACACAAGAGATGTAACAAACTCCATCCAATGA